A stretch of Cyanobacterium sp. HL-69 DNA encodes these proteins:
- the anmK gene encoding anhydro-N-acetylmuramic acid kinase AnmK — protein sequence MEVYNNRKLIVVGFFMIVVGLMSGTSVDGIDAVAVDIEGEGLDLDVRLLAGQTFPYPDDLRSQILSVCEGASISMEELARLDGAIASCFADATINVIPESVKVELIGSHGQTVFHQPAHNHHLGYSLQLGRGDLIAHLTNIKTVNNFRQADIAMGGHGAPLVSKIDLCLFSHPKHHRCLQNIGGIGNVTYLPPTHQPQWQDFIMGWDTGPGNALIDLAVQKFTNNQKTYDFNGEWSRQGKPCMPLVKTWLKQDFFGQKPPKSTGRELFGHLYLEKCCHDAQSFELSEADFLATLTELTAASIAYNYDKFLPQLPHDLILGGGGSSNGYLKERLQANLPTVNLLTTDDFNVSTEFKEAIAFAILAYWRVNSFAGNLPVVTGAKKETLLGEIHHPCP from the coding sequence ATGGAAGTTTATAATAATCGAAAATTGATTGTTGTAGGTTTTTTTATGATAGTTGTTGGTTTGATGAGTGGTACTTCGGTGGATGGCATCGATGCGGTGGCAGTGGATATAGAAGGTGAGGGTTTAGATTTGGATGTCCGTTTATTAGCAGGGCAAACTTTTCCTTATCCTGACGATTTACGCTCTCAAATTTTGTCGGTGTGTGAGGGTGCTAGTATCTCCATGGAGGAGTTAGCACGGTTAGACGGGGCGATCGCCTCTTGTTTTGCTGATGCTACTATAAATGTTATCCCAGAAAGTGTGAAAGTTGAGCTTATTGGCTCTCACGGGCAAACAGTATTTCATCAACCCGCCCATAATCATCATCTCGGTTATAGCCTTCAATTAGGTAGAGGAGATTTGATTGCCCATCTCACCAACATAAAAACCGTCAACAATTTTCGTCAAGCAGACATCGCCATGGGAGGCCATGGGGCGCCCTTAGTATCTAAGATTGATTTGTGTCTTTTTTCTCACCCCAAACATCATCGCTGTTTACAAAATATTGGGGGTATCGGCAACGTTACCTATCTTCCGCCCACCCATCAACCCCAATGGCAAGATTTCATTATGGGTTGGGATACAGGGCCTGGAAATGCTTTAATTGATTTGGCCGTACAAAAGTTTACGAATAATCAAAAAACCTACGATTTTAATGGGGAATGGAGTCGGCAGGGTAAGCCTTGTATGCCCCTAGTTAAAACATGGTTAAAACAGGATTTCTTTGGGCAAAAACCACCAAAATCCACTGGCAGGGAATTATTTGGGCATCTTTATCTGGAAAAATGTTGCCATGATGCCCAGTCTTTTGAATTATCAGAGGCTGATTTTTTAGCCACCCTCACTGAGTTAACCGCCGCCTCCATTGCTTACAACTATGACAAATTTTTACCTCAGTTACCCCATGATTTGATTTTAGGGGGGGGAGGTAGTAGCAACGGTTATTTAAAAGAAAGACTACAGGCAAATTTACCCACGGTTAACCTTTTAACCACTGATGACTTTAACGTTAGCACAGAGTTTAAAGAGGCGATCGCCTTTGCCATCTTAGCCTATTGGCGAGTTAACTCCTTTGCAGGAAACTTACCAGTAGTAACAGGGGCGAAAAAAGAAACCCTTCTCGGAGAGATTCATCACCCCTGCCCATGA